The Spirochaetota bacterium genome has a segment encoding these proteins:
- a CDS encoding amino acid permease: MEQKCISDDCIFEEQTDYRRDLGLVESISIVIGRIIGSGIFRTPGPIMALVSCTSLFALVWIIGGIVTIFHAVCYAELVAMMPRSGGPYVYLKAAYGPVWAFLRGWAMFFVSETGAIAAVALVFAEYLNEIWKILFHVPYGHVTEILIALSIIWILTAINLFGVFVSGVFQNIFSAVKITAICVIIGVSFTTSGSIGHFTSPFLPEGFSWATVLAVGAALRLSFFAFSGWEGATYIAEEVKNPRRNLPLSLLLGIAGVMVLFLGTNAAYIYQLPVRVIAETHGIAAEAMKAALGGAGGILISLAVMASTFGNVSTQILCKARTWQAMARDDLFFTKLGILHERYRTPNNSLLAQAAWASVILLGMLSVYLLFDIRSSASYETIIAFFSATGTIFNIMTIYSLVIFRKKYPDALRPYKAWLYPYSIFAVLLLLLLYLVVTLITAPVPSLLGLILMSTGLVYYRWKTKALKKISG, translated from the coding sequence ATGGAACAGAAGTGTATTTCTGACGACTGCATCTTTGAAGAGCAGACAGACTATAGACGCGATCTCGGTCTTGTCGAGTCCATTTCAATTGTCATAGGACGCATCATCGGGTCAGGGATTTTCAGGACTCCCGGACCGATTATGGCCCTGGTTTCATGCACCTCCCTCTTTGCCCTGGTCTGGATCATCGGGGGCATAGTGACGATATTTCATGCCGTGTGCTATGCCGAGCTGGTGGCCATGATGCCCCGATCCGGGGGTCCCTATGTATATCTCAAGGCAGCCTATGGCCCGGTGTGGGCGTTCCTGCGTGGCTGGGCGATGTTTTTTGTGTCTGAAACAGGAGCAATAGCCGCCGTGGCCCTGGTGTTCGCCGAGTATCTGAATGAAATATGGAAGATTCTGTTTCATGTGCCCTACGGCCATGTTACTGAGATCTTAATTGCCCTGTCGATCATCTGGATCCTGACTGCCATCAACCTCTTCGGGGTGTTTGTGAGCGGCGTTTTTCAAAATATTTTCAGCGCCGTGAAGATCACGGCAATCTGCGTCATAATCGGCGTTTCCTTCACGACCAGCGGAAGCATCGGACATTTCACGTCACCGTTTCTGCCAGAAGGCTTTTCGTGGGCCACGGTGCTGGCCGTCGGGGCGGCGCTGCGGCTTTCATTTTTCGCCTTCAGCGGGTGGGAGGGTGCCACCTATATCGCGGAGGAAGTGAAAAATCCCAGAAGAAACCTTCCACTGTCGCTTTTACTGGGCATTGCCGGCGTCATGGTCCTCTTTCTCGGAACCAATGCAGCCTATATCTATCAGCTTCCGGTCAGGGTCATCGCCGAAACCCATGGCATAGCCGCGGAGGCCATGAAGGCGGCCCTCGGCGGGGCCGGGGGCATCCTGATCTCCCTTGCGGTCATGGCGTCGACCTTCGGCAATGTGAGCACCCAGATCCTGTGCAAGGCGAGGACCTGGCAGGCCATGGCGCGGGATGACCTGTTCTTCACAAAGCTCGGCATACTCCATGAGCGGTACCGGACGCCCAATAATTCGCTGCTGGCACAGGCCGCGTGGGCGTCGGTTATACTTCTCGGGATGCTTTCCGTGTATCTCCTGTTTGACATCCGGTCCAGCGCGTCCTACGAAACGATCATCGCCTTCTTTTCAGCAACGGGGACCATTTTTAATATCATGACCATTTATTCTCTGGTCATATTCAGGAAGAAATATCCCGATGCGCTGCGGCCCTATAAAGCGTGGCTTTATCCGTACAGCATCTTTGCCGTGCTCCTGCTTCTGCTGCTCTATCTAGTCGTAACCCTGATAACCGCCCCGGTGCCTTCTCTTCTTGGCCTGATCCTGATGTCCACGGGACTTGTGTACTACCGCTGGAAGACGAAGGCGCTAAAAAAAATCAGCGGATAA